The Lysobacter gummosus genome includes a region encoding these proteins:
- a CDS encoding efflux RND transporter periplasmic adaptor subunit: MPPQIAHAVSPRARKTVYSALGLVAIVGTGLSLGGFGSRGAPPPKAPPPVPVNLTQVERRDVPHWQETIGTVTSLQSAVLRSQVDGVLTDVLFREGQTVKRGQLLARIDDRAIAASLDGAQAQLARDDAQLRSAQSDLNRFRQLSGSQLIARQMLDQQSASVQQLQATTQANQAAIDGARVQLSYTRIVSPIDGRIGLRKVDPGNVVRASDPDGLVTVQQVDPISVVFALPQDQLPRLRNAQAGGKVEVQALDRDAGSVLADGELRVIDNQIDEATGTVRVRAVFANAQDKLWPGQLVSVRVRTGLSAGAIVVASEAVQRGLDQNFVYRLEAGDKVAMVPVRVEYQNDKIAVVQGLRADDRVVRDGQSRLKPGMIVAPVAAAAVAANLVGADARVAAATP, translated from the coding sequence ATGCCGCCCCAAATCGCACACGCTGTGTCGCCGCGCGCCCGCAAGACCGTCTACTCCGCCCTGGGCCTTGTCGCGATCGTCGGCACGGGCCTGTCGCTGGGCGGATTCGGCAGCCGCGGAGCGCCGCCGCCCAAGGCGCCGCCGCCGGTGCCGGTCAATCTGACCCAGGTCGAACGCCGCGACGTGCCGCATTGGCAGGAAACCATCGGCACCGTGACCTCGCTGCAGAGCGCGGTGCTGCGCAGCCAGGTCGATGGCGTGCTGACCGACGTGCTGTTCCGCGAAGGCCAGACGGTCAAGCGCGGCCAGTTGCTGGCGCGCATCGACGATCGTGCCATCGCCGCCAGCCTCGACGGCGCGCAGGCGCAACTGGCGCGCGACGATGCGCAACTGCGCTCGGCGCAATCGGATCTCAACCGCTTCCGGCAATTGTCCGGCAGCCAGTTGATCGCCCGGCAGATGCTCGATCAGCAGAGCGCCTCGGTGCAGCAACTGCAGGCGACCACGCAGGCCAATCAGGCCGCCATCGACGGCGCGCGCGTGCAACTGTCGTACACCCGCATCGTCTCGCCGATCGACGGCCGCATCGGGCTGCGCAAGGTCGATCCGGGCAACGTCGTGCGCGCCAGCGATCCGGACGGGCTGGTAACGGTGCAGCAGGTCGATCCGATCTCGGTGGTATTCGCGCTGCCGCAGGATCAACTGCCGCGCCTGCGCAACGCCCAGGCCGGCGGCAAGGTCGAAGTGCAGGCGCTCGACCGCGACGCCGGCAGCGTGCTGGCCGACGGCGAATTGCGCGTGATCGACAACCAGATCGACGAGGCCACCGGCACCGTGCGAGTGCGCGCGGTGTTCGCCAATGCGCAGGACAAGTTGTGGCCCGGGCAATTGGTCAGCGTGCGCGTGCGCACCGGCCTGAGCGCGGGCGCGATCGTGGTCGCCTCCGAAGCGGTGCAGCGCGGCCTTGATCAGAACTTCGTCTATCGCCTGGAGGCGGGCGACAAGGTCGCGATGGTGCCGGTGCGGGTGGAGTATCAGAACGACAAGATCGCGGTGGTGCAAGGCCTGCGGGCCGACGATCGGGTGGTGCGCGACGGCCAGTCGCGGCTCAAGCCCGGCATGATCGTGGCGCCGGTCGCGGCCGCGGCGGTCGCTGCGAACCTTGTCGGCGCCGACGCGCGCGTCGCGGCGGCCACGCCATGA
- a CDS encoding glutaminyl-peptide cyclotransferase, whose amino-acid sequence MRSIAVAALTLALAAACSQVPAQARSGLPVYSYKVVATYPHDPQAFTQGLIFRGGFLYESTGLNGRSSVRKVELATGRVVHKADLPAEVFGEGMVDRGQQVVVLTWTNGVGFVLNLPDFDPAGTFRYPGEGWGLTRSADTLYMSDGTAQIRLLDPQTFKERSRIQVSDEGRPVAQLNELEWVKGELYANIWQSDRIARIDPKTGHVLGWIDLSGLLAKHGRSTRGADVLNGIAYDPARDRLFVTGKLWPDLFEIKLVAPAARKGKH is encoded by the coding sequence ATGCGTTCAATCGCCGTCGCGGCGCTGACCCTGGCCCTGGCCGCCGCCTGTTCGCAGGTGCCGGCGCAGGCGCGCAGCGGGTTGCCGGTGTACTCGTACAAGGTGGTGGCGACCTATCCGCACGATCCGCAGGCCTTCACCCAGGGGCTGATCTTCAGGGGCGGCTTCCTGTACGAGAGCACCGGGCTGAACGGCCGCTCGTCCGTGCGCAAGGTCGAGCTGGCCACCGGCCGGGTCGTGCACAAGGCCGACCTGCCAGCGGAGGTGTTCGGCGAGGGCATGGTCGATCGCGGCCAGCAGGTGGTGGTGCTGACCTGGACCAACGGCGTGGGCTTTGTGCTGAATCTGCCCGATTTCGACCCCGCCGGCACCTTCCGTTATCCGGGCGAGGGCTGGGGCCTGACCCGCTCGGCCGACACGTTGTATATGAGCGACGGCACCGCGCAGATCCGTTTGCTCGATCCGCAGACCTTCAAGGAACGTTCGCGCATCCAGGTCAGCGATGAAGGCCGCCCGGTCGCTCAGCTCAACGAACTGGAGTGGGTCAAGGGCGAGCTGTACGCCAACATCTGGCAGAGCGACCGCATCGCCCGCATCGATCCCAAGACCGGACACGTGCTGGGCTGGATCGATTTGAGCGGTCTGCTGGCCAAGCATGGCCGCTCCACCCGCGGCGCCGATGTGCTCAACGGCATCGCCTACGATCCGGCGCGCGACCGGTTGTTCGTGACCGGCAAGCTTTGGCCGGATTTGTTCGAGATCAAGCTGGTGGCGCCTGCTGCGCGTAAGGGCAAGCACTGA
- a CDS encoding TraB/GumN family protein, with product MQGKLLVGVMIATIAGSAAAQSAVDAAKSSPLSASIADVPSAIVDMDAITVTGVQPGPGLWRFHKGDRVLWILGTLSPLPKNITWVSRDVNAAVAASGVVLQSPGLAVTADIGFFGRLSLVPSLFKLRKNPNGTKLQEVLPPDLYARWQVLKVKYIGNDRTSEKWRPVFAANELYQAALEKNGLVESGIIGPVLDKAVKAAGIETRPTVLTIKIDEPKETLKEFNASTLNDVECLRKTLDRLETDLAVMKTRANAWAGGDIDALRALPYDDQSLACQSSLTDSGFTQKLGIENIQSKMASRWYQVVDDALQEHKVVFATVQISQLLKPDGLVAKLQAKGYEVESP from the coding sequence ATGCAAGGAAAGCTACTAGTGGGCGTCATGATCGCGACGATAGCAGGGTCGGCGGCAGCGCAGTCGGCGGTAGATGCGGCCAAATCGTCGCCACTGTCTGCGAGCATCGCGGATGTCCCTTCGGCCATTGTCGATATGGACGCGATCACGGTGACTGGCGTGCAACCAGGCCCAGGGCTGTGGAGATTTCATAAGGGCGACCGGGTTCTCTGGATACTCGGCACGCTATCGCCGCTGCCTAAGAACATCACCTGGGTGTCTCGCGATGTGAATGCGGCAGTCGCGGCATCGGGCGTTGTCTTGCAGAGCCCCGGCTTGGCCGTTACCGCCGACATTGGATTCTTCGGCCGGCTGTCACTGGTGCCTTCGCTGTTCAAACTCCGAAAAAATCCGAACGGCACCAAGCTTCAGGAAGTGCTGCCGCCGGATTTATACGCGCGCTGGCAGGTGCTGAAAGTGAAATACATTGGCAACGATAGGACTAGCGAGAAGTGGCGCCCCGTGTTTGCGGCAAACGAGCTCTATCAAGCCGCGCTGGAGAAAAATGGCTTAGTCGAGTCCGGCATCATAGGGCCGGTATTGGACAAAGCGGTCAAGGCCGCGGGCATCGAAACGCGCCCCACAGTCTTGACTATCAAGATCGATGAGCCGAAGGAAACGCTCAAAGAATTCAACGCGTCTACGCTCAATGACGTGGAGTGTTTACGCAAAACCCTCGACCGGCTCGAGACCGATCTGGCGGTCATGAAGACTCGTGCCAATGCTTGGGCAGGCGGCGATATCGACGCTCTGCGCGCATTGCCTTACGACGACCAAAGCCTGGCCTGCCAGAGCTCGCTTACTGATTCGGGCTTCACGCAGAAGCTGGGCATCGAGAATATTCAATCGAAAATGGCCAGCCGGTGGTACCAGGTCGTAGATGACGCGCTGCAGGAGCATAAGGTCGTATTCGCGACCGTGCAAATTTCGCAGTTGCTCAAGCCAGACGGTCTCGTCGCCAAGTTGCAAGCCAAAGGCTACGAAGTAGAATCGCCTTAA
- a CDS encoding heavy metal sensor histidine kinase yields the protein MKPLRDLSIAQRLAAMFALAALLVFTLVGVTLYKVLETQIVRYQRAELETKLRYVAGSVAVCDMRDRWYKVKDKVESLTSSDRSTKIWAWSDDSGFRIGQSTPKVEAAKKRDRGMGRLWLSDSNAPYRTLEEVIPPRGERPQVRLWIGIDSWPYAAALRSFAWALVALGVVGTALVALLGHWIALVGLRPLQRLSSQAQRLSPSNLSQRLQPTELPPELGRLTGAFNGALDRLEAAYTRLDAFNADVAHELRTPLTNLMGQTQVALSRPREVAQLEDVLQSNLEELERMRGIVNDMLFLSRADQGDIALDRVCVSLAAEVAKTGEFMEYLLEEAGMRLRIDGAADAWIDTSLFRRAITNLLHNAVQHATPGSEIVVELREGVGAPSECGTGASVAVRNRGSSVEAEHLVRMFDRFYRVDAARQHRGERHHGLGLSIVKAIAALHGGNVFASSSDGATTVGFSLAAPESVKA from the coding sequence ATGAAGCCCTTGCGCGATCTGTCCATTGCCCAGCGCCTGGCGGCGATGTTCGCGCTGGCCGCGCTGCTGGTGTTCACCCTGGTCGGCGTCACTTTGTACAAGGTGCTGGAGACGCAGATCGTGCGCTATCAGCGCGCCGAGCTGGAAACCAAGCTGCGCTACGTCGCCGGCAGCGTGGCGGTGTGCGACATGCGCGATCGCTGGTACAAGGTCAAGGACAAGGTCGAAAGCCTGACCTCCAGCGACCGCAGCACCAAGATATGGGCCTGGAGCGACGACTCGGGTTTCCGCATCGGCCAATCCACTCCCAAGGTGGAGGCGGCGAAGAAACGCGATCGCGGCATGGGCCGCTTGTGGCTCAGCGACAGCAATGCGCCGTATCGGACCTTGGAAGAAGTGATCCCGCCGCGCGGCGAGCGGCCGCAGGTTCGGCTGTGGATCGGTATCGACTCGTGGCCCTACGCCGCCGCGCTGCGTTCCTTCGCCTGGGCGCTGGTCGCGCTCGGCGTGGTCGGCACCGCCCTGGTCGCCTTGCTTGGCCATTGGATTGCGCTGGTCGGCCTGCGGCCGTTGCAGCGCCTGTCCAGCCAGGCGCAGAGGCTGAGCCCGAGCAATCTGTCGCAACGCCTGCAGCCGACCGAACTGCCGCCGGAGCTGGGCCGGCTGACCGGCGCATTCAACGGCGCGCTCGACCGGCTGGAAGCGGCGTACACGCGCCTGGACGCGTTCAACGCCGATGTCGCCCATGAGCTGCGCACGCCGCTGACCAATCTGATGGGCCAGACCCAGGTCGCGCTGTCGCGGCCGCGCGAGGTCGCGCAGCTGGAGGACGTGCTGCAGTCGAATCTGGAAGAACTCGAACGCATGCGCGGCATCGTCAACGACATGCTGTTCCTGTCGCGCGCCGACCAGGGCGACATCGCCCTGGACCGGGTCTGCGTGTCGCTGGCCGCGGAAGTCGCCAAGACCGGCGAGTTCATGGAGTACCTGCTGGAAGAAGCCGGCATGCGCCTGCGCATCGATGGCGCCGCCGACGCCTGGATCGACACCTCGCTGTTCCGCCGCGCCATCACCAACCTGCTGCACAACGCCGTCCAGCACGCCACGCCGGGCTCGGAGATCGTGGTGGAGTTGCGCGAAGGCGTCGGCGCGCCAAGCGAATGCGGCACCGGCGCCAGCGTGGCGGTGCGCAACCGCGGCAGCAGTGTGGAGGCCGAGCATCTGGTGCGCATGTTCGACCGCTTCTATCGGGTGGATGCCGCGCGCCAGCATCGGGGCGAGCGCCATCACGGCCTTGGGCTGTCGATCGTCAAGGCGATCGCAGCGCTGCACGGCGGCAATGTGTTCGCCAGCAGCAGCGATGGCGCGACGACGGTGGGGTTCAGTCTGGCTGCGCCGGAGAGCGTCAAGGCTTGA
- a CDS encoding heavy metal response regulator transcription factor: MKLLIVEDEVKTADYLRDGLSEQGWTVDVAREGLSGLHLAREFDYDVIVLDVMLPGMDGFTVLRELRARKQTPVIMLTARDRVDDRVHGLGAGADDYLVKPFSFIELLARLQALVRRGRQQEPTELQIGDLQINLLARRAFRDSTRLDLTGKEFALLALLAQRRGQILSKTVIAAQVWDINFDSNTNVVEVAIKRLRAKIDGPFRNKLLHTVRGMGYVLETREDDEDDAAPPPGRVSA; encoded by the coding sequence ATGAAACTGCTGATCGTCGAGGACGAAGTCAAAACCGCCGACTATCTGCGCGACGGCCTGTCCGAGCAGGGCTGGACCGTGGACGTGGCGCGCGAAGGCCTCAGCGGCCTGCATCTGGCGCGCGAGTTCGACTACGACGTGATCGTGCTCGACGTGATGCTGCCGGGCATGGACGGCTTCACCGTGCTGCGCGAGTTGCGCGCGCGCAAGCAGACGCCGGTGATCATGCTGACCGCGCGCGACCGCGTGGACGATCGCGTCCACGGCCTGGGCGCGGGCGCCGACGATTACCTGGTCAAGCCGTTTTCCTTCATCGAGCTGCTGGCGCGGCTGCAGGCGCTGGTGCGGCGCGGCCGCCAGCAGGAGCCGACCGAGCTGCAGATCGGCGATCTGCAGATCAACCTGCTCGCACGCCGCGCCTTTCGCGACAGCACGCGCCTGGACCTGACCGGCAAGGAGTTCGCGCTGCTCGCCTTGCTGGCGCAGCGTCGCGGCCAGATCCTGTCCAAGACGGTGATCGCCGCGCAGGTGTGGGACATCAATTTCGACAGCAACACCAACGTGGTCGAAGTGGCGATCAAGCGCTTGCGCGCCAAGATCGACGGCCCGTTCCGCAACAAGCTGCTGCACACCGTGCGCGGCATGGGCTATGTGCTGGAGACGCGAGAGGACGACGAAGACGATGCCGCGCCGCCGCCGGGGCGGGTGTCGGCATGA
- a CDS encoding LysR substrate-binding domain-containing protein: MIQSPVKLLKASRLKTRHLQLLLHLYEHRSVVRAADAADMTQPAASKLLSEMEHILGVPLFERHARGVEPTWYGQALIRRARSALSEIGRAHHEIEAMRSGRMGQAAIGTVVNPGTNLVPQAIAAVKRDFPDILIRVDMDYSRPLVAKLLGGQLDIVIGRILGPEGAGDLEFEPLADEPHSVIVRAGHPLTQRNEVTYADLLEYGWIMPPAASILRTRLDSMFLEHGLAPPQNIIETASLPLIIHLLRYGDLLTALPAESVAPYIQTAQMQVLPIDLRVRMEFFGIIRRRDQQLSPGAECVLQALRATARNLYPAL; encoded by the coding sequence ATGATCCAATCCCCAGTCAAACTGTTAAAGGCTTCGCGGCTTAAAACCCGCCACCTGCAGCTGCTACTGCACTTGTACGAACACCGCTCGGTGGTGCGAGCGGCCGATGCGGCCGATATGACCCAGCCAGCGGCCTCCAAGCTGCTGTCGGAAATGGAACACATCTTGGGCGTGCCGCTGTTCGAGCGGCACGCGCGTGGGGTGGAGCCCACCTGGTATGGCCAGGCATTGATCCGTCGTGCGCGCTCGGCCTTGTCGGAAATTGGACGCGCCCATCACGAGATAGAAGCCATGCGCAGCGGACGCATGGGCCAGGCGGCGATTGGTACGGTGGTCAATCCGGGCACTAACTTGGTCCCGCAGGCCATCGCCGCGGTGAAGCGCGACTTCCCCGACATTCTGATCCGGGTGGATATGGATTACAGCCGGCCGTTGGTGGCGAAGCTGCTGGGCGGGCAATTGGACATCGTGATCGGCCGGATCCTGGGTCCGGAAGGAGCAGGCGATCTGGAGTTCGAGCCGCTGGCCGACGAGCCACATTCGGTGATCGTAAGGGCCGGGCATCCGTTGACGCAGCGCAATGAAGTGACCTACGCCGATCTGCTCGAGTACGGTTGGATCATGCCGCCGGCAGCCAGCATATTGCGCACGCGTTTGGATTCGATGTTCCTGGAACATGGCTTGGCGCCGCCGCAGAACATCATCGAGACCGCGTCGCTACCGCTCATTATTCATCTGCTGCGCTACGGCGATTTGCTGACCGCCCTGCCTGCCGAATCGGTGGCGCCGTACATTCAAACGGCGCAAATGCAGGTTTTGCCGATAGATCTGCGCGTGCGAATGGAATTCTTCGGAATCATCCGCCGCCGCGACCAGCAACTGTCTCCCGGGGCGGAATGCGTCCTGCAGGCGCTGCGCGCAACCGCACGCAATTTATATCCAGCCCTATAA
- a CDS encoding multidrug efflux RND transporter permease subunit, with translation MSGQPAARVSISGWFVRHPVATTLLTAAVLLLGLFALPRLPVAPLPQAEFPTIRISASLPGASPETMASAVATPLETQLTSVPGITEMTSASALGSTNITLQFVLDKSIDTAAQEVQAAINNVSGRLPRDMPALPTWGKVNPADSPILVLSMNSDLMPLTELSDLAETVLARNLSQIDGVSQIFIAGQRRPAIRIQAEPERLAAVGLTLSDLRTAAQSSSVNQAKGAVVGAQRMSTLETNDQLFKPEDYQRLVVTYRNGAPVRLGEVAHVSFGAENDYVRAFPNGKDGVMLIVFRQPGANIINTTDAVLAALPKLRANLPASVDVAVFNDRTRTIRASLHEVELTLVLTVALVVAVMGLFLRQWSATLIVGAVLVVALVATFAAMYAFGFSLNNLTLVALVIAVGFVVDDAIVVVENIHRHREAGMPMLQAALQGSSEIGFTVLTIGLSLIAAFIPLLFMGGVVGRLFAEFALTVTVAILISIVASLTLAPMLASRFMRNAPRHDPHSKGFGARVMAGYDRSLRWALSHQRLMLVGFGVTLSIAIASYAYIPKGFFPLQDTAFVFGTTEAAQDISYDDMMAKHQQLAQIASTDPAIMAYGHSVGATAGSATMSNGRFWFVLKDRGDRDVSSEQFIDRMRSKLSKVPGIAIYLRSAQDINIGAGPSRTQYLYALRDADSAELSQWADKLTQKLAQLPQLRDVSNDQQIGASIVRLAIDRTAAARFGFSAQDIDQVLYDAYGQRQINEFQTQTNQYKVILEINPRMRGSIDSLAYFHLRSPLTGQMVPLSALARIEPPANGPLSISHNGLSPAVNISFNLAPNVALGDAVRAVEQAKAQIGMPASVSGNFQGSAQAFQDSLATQPLLIFAALLAVYIILGVLYESFVHPLTILSTLPSAGIGAVLMLWLWKLDFSIMALIGLVLLIGIVKKNGILLVDFALDAQRNRGLGPMEAIHEACLTRFRPIMMTTIAALLGAIPLMVGLGTGSELRQPLGVAVVGGLLISQVLTLYSTPVIYLALDRLFLSRRRTAAAPAADPGAAAEPAIA, from the coding sequence ATGAGCGGCCAGCCTGCGGCGCGGGTTTCGATTTCCGGCTGGTTCGTCCGTCATCCGGTCGCCACCACGCTGCTGACCGCGGCGGTGCTGTTGCTCGGTTTGTTCGCCCTGCCGCGATTGCCGGTGGCGCCGCTGCCGCAAGCCGAATTCCCGACCATCCGCATCAGCGCCAGCCTGCCCGGCGCCAGCCCGGAGACCATGGCTTCGGCGGTCGCCACGCCGCTGGAAACCCAGCTGACCTCGGTGCCCGGCATCACCGAGATGACTTCGGCCAGCGCTCTGGGCAGCACCAACATCACCTTGCAGTTCGTGCTCGACAAGAGCATCGACACGGCCGCGCAGGAAGTGCAGGCGGCGATCAACAACGTCTCCGGCCGCCTGCCGCGCGACATGCCCGCGCTGCCGACCTGGGGCAAGGTCAATCCGGCCGACAGCCCGATCCTGGTGCTGAGCATGAACTCCGACCTGATGCCGCTGACCGAACTGAGCGATCTGGCCGAGACCGTGCTCGCGCGCAATCTCAGCCAGATCGACGGCGTCTCGCAAATCTTCATCGCCGGCCAGCGCCGCCCGGCGATCCGCATCCAGGCCGAGCCCGAACGCCTGGCCGCGGTCGGCCTGACCCTGTCCGACCTGCGCACCGCCGCGCAGAGTTCCAGCGTCAATCAGGCCAAGGGCGCGGTGGTCGGCGCGCAGCGCATGTCGACGTTGGAAACCAACGATCAATTGTTCAAGCCCGAGGACTACCAGCGCCTGGTGGTGACCTATCGCAACGGCGCGCCGGTGCGCCTGGGCGAGGTCGCCCATGTCAGTTTCGGCGCCGAGAACGACTATGTCCGCGCCTTTCCCAACGGCAAGGACGGGGTGATGCTGATCGTGTTCCGCCAACCCGGCGCCAACATCATCAACACCACCGACGCGGTGCTGGCCGCGCTGCCCAAGCTGCGCGCCAATCTTCCGGCCAGCGTCGATGTTGCGGTGTTCAACGACCGCACCCGCACCATCCGCGCGTCCTTGCACGAGGTCGAGCTGACCCTGGTGCTGACGGTGGCGCTGGTGGTCGCGGTGATGGGGCTGTTCCTGCGTCAATGGTCGGCGACGCTGATCGTCGGCGCGGTGCTGGTGGTCGCGCTGGTGGCGACTTTCGCGGCGATGTACGCATTCGGCTTCAGCCTCAACAACCTGACCCTGGTCGCGCTGGTGATCGCGGTCGGCTTCGTGGTCGACGACGCCATCGTCGTGGTCGAGAACATCCACCGGCATCGCGAGGCCGGCATGCCGATGCTGCAAGCGGCCTTGCAAGGCTCCAGCGAGATCGGCTTCACCGTGCTCACCATCGGCTTGTCGCTGATCGCCGCCTTCATCCCCTTGTTGTTCATGGGCGGCGTGGTCGGGCGCCTGTTCGCCGAGTTCGCGTTGACGGTGACGGTGGCGATCCTGATTTCGATCGTCGCCTCGCTGACCCTGGCGCCGATGCTGGCCTCGCGCTTCATGCGCAACGCGCCCAGGCACGATCCACACAGCAAAGGTTTCGGCGCGCGCGTGATGGCCGGTTACGATCGCAGCCTGCGCTGGGCGCTGTCGCATCAACGCCTGATGCTGGTCGGATTCGGCGTGACCCTGAGCATCGCGATCGCGTCCTACGCCTACATCCCGAAGGGCTTTTTCCCCTTGCAGGACACCGCCTTCGTGTTCGGCACCACCGAGGCGGCGCAGGATATTTCCTACGACGACATGATGGCCAAGCACCAGCAGCTCGCGCAGATCGCGTCCACGGATCCGGCGATCATGGCCTACGGCCATTCGGTCGGCGCGACCGCCGGCAGTGCGACCATGTCGAATGGACGGTTCTGGTTCGTGCTGAAGGACCGCGGCGATCGCGACGTGTCCTCGGAGCAGTTCATCGACCGCATGCGCAGCAAGCTGTCCAAGGTGCCGGGCATCGCGATCTATCTGCGTTCGGCGCAGGACATCAATATCGGCGCCGGTCCCTCGCGCACGCAGTACCTGTACGCCCTGCGCGACGCCGACAGCGCCGAGCTGTCCCAATGGGCCGACAAGCTGACTCAGAAGCTGGCGCAATTGCCGCAGCTGCGCGATGTCTCCAACGATCAACAGATCGGCGCGAGCATCGTGCGGCTGGCGATCGACCGCACCGCCGCGGCGCGTTTCGGCTTCAGCGCGCAGGATATCGATCAGGTGCTCTACGATGCCTACGGCCAGCGCCAGATCAACGAATTCCAGACCCAGACCAATCAGTACAAGGTGATCCTGGAGATCAATCCGCGCATGCGCGGCAGCATCGACAGCCTGGCCTACTTCCATCTGCGCTCGCCCTTGACCGGACAGATGGTGCCGCTGTCGGCGCTGGCGCGGATCGAGCCGCCCGCCAACGGCCCGTTGTCGATCAGCCATAACGGGCTGTCGCCGGCGGTGAACATCTCCTTCAACCTGGCGCCGAACGTGGCCCTGGGCGATGCGGTGCGCGCGGTCGAACAGGCGAAGGCGCAGATCGGCATGCCGGCCAGCGTCAGCGGCAATTTCCAGGGCAGCGCGCAGGCCTTCCAGGATTCGCTCGCGACCCAGCCGCTGCTGATCTTCGCCGCGCTGCTGGCGGTCTACATCATCCTGGGCGTGCTGTACGAGAGCTTCGTGCATCCGCTGACGATCCTGTCCACGCTGCCCTCGGCCGGCATCGGCGCGGTGCTGATGCTGTGGCTGTGGAAACTGGATTTCTCGATCATGGCGTTGATCGGGCTGGTGCTGCTGATCGGCATCGTCAAGAAAAACGGCATCTTGCTGGTCGATTTCGCCCTCGACGCGCAGCGCAACCGCGGCCTGGGGCCGATGGAGGCCATCCACGAAGCCTGCCTGACCCGGTTCCGGCCGATCATGATGACCACCATCGCCGCCTTGCTCGGGGCGATCCCGCTGATGGTCGGCCTGGGCACCGGCTCGGAGCTGCGCCAGCCGCTGGGCGTGGCGGTGGTCGGCGGCCTGCTGATCAGCCAGGTGTTGACGCTGTACAGCACGCCGGTGATCTACCTGGCTCTGGACCGCCTGTTCCTGAGCCGCCGCCGCACGGCCGCGGCTCCGGCCGCGGACCCCGGCGCGGCCGCCGAACCGGCCATCGCCTGA
- a CDS encoding Arm DNA-binding domain-containing protein, with translation MGKLTDKALRAIKPQACICNIADGDGLSLEVWPNGGRYWRFRYRFAGKAKRLSLGVYPEVSLKEARDSLTVARATLRGGVDPSRDRKEAKQALLTAEDRDFSKVAADWLAHNKPGWASETCRKPAMSLSNVCILRSRAWTSPAWVLLKRVRRSPKLAARAPALAQKARGHFGSIAEFAIHSGCAKRGGICP, from the coding sequence ATGGGGAAGTTGACAGACAAGGCGCTGCGCGCGATCAAGCCGCAGGCCTGCATCTGCAACATCGCAGACGGCGATGGGCTGTCTCTTGAGGTATGGCCGAACGGTGGCCGCTACTGGCGCTTCCGATATCGGTTTGCGGGGAAGGCCAAGCGTCTGAGCCTGGGCGTATACCCGGAAGTCTCTTTGAAAGAGGCACGCGACAGCCTCACTGTCGCCAGGGCAACGCTGCGGGGCGGTGTTGATCCGTCCCGCGACCGGAAAGAAGCTAAGCAGGCCCTGCTCACTGCCGAAGACCGCGATTTCTCCAAAGTTGCTGCCGACTGGCTGGCGCACAACAAGCCCGGCTGGGCATCAGAGACCTGCCGAAAGCCGGCTATGTCGTTGAGCAATGTTTGCATCCTTCGCTCAAGGGCTTGGACATCGCCAGCTTGGGTACTCCTGAAGCGCGTAAGGCGATCGCCAAAGCTCGCGGCTCGCGCGCCAGCTTTGGCGCAGAAGGCGCGCGGACATTTTGGCTCGATCGCGGAATTCGCGATCCATTCCGGTTGCGCGAAGAGGGGCGGCATCTGTCCCTGA
- a CDS encoding anti-sigma factor domain-containing protein yields MQAVFDSPGPIAPARDPYRPPCAAGDIAWGRAANVRGSRANTAQPEPAPPGPTPQPRRGSRRWKARHLASCGTASASGAPPPRWPRLWPWSRSVLRPRAGADTAAAGAATAGATAAGGSRADPSGHAPGARRRQHRLAGHGRSAPVQVLMVPVPAPADAQGRIAELWLIPQGEAPHSLGLVSTQVAHSVPVPADLLAKLVTSATLAISLEPPSGVPHSAPTGPIVAKGGLSL; encoded by the coding sequence ATGCAAGCCGTCTTCGACTCTCCTGGTCCGATCGCGCCAGCGCGCGACCCGTATCGGCCGCCATGCGCGGCCGGCGATATCGCCTGGGGCAGGGCGGCGAATGTTCGCGGCTCGCGCGCGAACACCGCACAGCCAGAACCGGCACCGCCGGGCCCAACCCCACAACCGCGCCGTGGCTCACGCCGGTGGAAGGCGCGCCACCTCGCGAGCTGTGGAACAGCGTCGGCTTCTGGCGCGCCGCCGCCGCGCTGGCCGCGACTCTGGCCGTGGTCGCGCTCTGTTCTTCGGCCGCGTGCCGGCGCCGACACCGCCGCCGCTGGTGCAGCAACCGCCGGTGCAACTGCCGCCGGTGGAAGCCGAGCCGACCCGTCCGGTCACGCTCCTGGCGCGCGACGACGGCAGCACCGGCTGGCTGGCCACGGTCGATCGGCGCCAGTCCAAGTGCTGATGGTGCCGGTGCCCGCGCCCGCAGACGCGCAGGGGCGCATCGCCGAGCTGTGGCTGATTCCCCAGGGTGAGGCGCCGCATTCGCTGGGCCTGGTTTCGACGCAGGTGGCGCATTCGGTGCCGGTCCCGGCCGATCTGCTGGCCAAACTGGTGACCAGCGCGACCCTGGCGATCAGCCTGGAACCGCCGAGCGGTGTGCCGCATAGCGCACCGACCGGGCCGATCGTCGCCAAGGGCGGTCTGTCGCTGTGA